One stretch of Rhinatrema bivittatum chromosome 8, aRhiBiv1.1, whole genome shotgun sequence DNA includes these proteins:
- the LOC115096562 gene encoding uncharacterized protein LOC115096562 isoform X3: MISIGTHAEKNCCLYRYPGSPYTDFGRHEGNEFNYSNETKILTVTYHALPGSRLMTVVHFNCSPLYSVSYQSVTEDPDVLQIYVQSPCACPNSCQLEDVGPGTIILIILLLALALYFLFGSCSLRPTRTAEGIEMVPEEHVWCHFCYAFS, translated from the exons ATGATATCAATAGGGacacatgcagaaaaaaactgctgtCTCTACAG GTACCCTGGATCACCCTACACAGACTTTGGACGACATGAAGGCAACGAATTTAATTACAGCAATGAAACCAAAATCCTGACGGTCACCTACCATG CTCTGCCTGGTAGCCGTCTGATGACTGTCGTTCATTTTAACTGCAGTCCCTTGTACTCAGTTTCTTACCAGTCAGTCACCGAGGATCCAGATGTGCTTCAGATTTATGTTCAGAGCCCTTGTGCTTGTCCCAACAGCTGCCAACTGGAAGATGTAGGACCTGGGACCATCATATTAATAATACTCTTACTGGCTttggccctttattttctctttg GATCTTGCTCCCTAAGACCTACCCGCACAGCTGAGGGAATAGAGATGGTACCAGAGGAGCACGTATGGTGTCATTTTTGTTATGCCTTTTCTTAG
- the LOC115096562 gene encoding uncharacterized protein LOC115096562 isoform X1 — MEGEGGSLALPCLLPLPLLLLLLSCPLPCSGEPSPPVGCLRLSHCRCLRTDGSGLVNLAAVADPEGFVFRAQPLPSGARGISASFSPCFPFSEPAGLPGSGCQDVAVCVAGRYPGSPYTDFGRHEGNEFNYSNETKILTVTYHALPGSRLMTVVHFNCSPLYSVSYQSVTEDPDVLQIYVQSPCACPNSCQLEDVGPGTIILIILLLALALYFLFGSCSLRPTRTAEGIEMVPEEHVWCHFCYAFS, encoded by the exons atggagggggaggggggctccctggccctgccttgtctcctgcccctgcccctgctcctgctcctgctcagcTGCCCCTTGCCTTGCTCTGGGGAGCCTTCACCGCCGGTGGGCTGCCTGAGGTTAAGCCACTGCCGCTGCCTGCGGACAGACGGCTCGGGTCTGGTGAATTTGGCGGCAGTGGCAGACCCGGAGGGCTTTGTGTTTCGGGCGCAGCCCCTGCCATCGGGGGCAAGAGGCATCTCCGCCTCCTTCAGCCCCTGCTTTCCATTCAGCGAACCTGCAGGGCTCCCGGGCAGCGGCTGCCAGGACGTGGCCGTGTGTGTCGCAGGCAG GTACCCTGGATCACCCTACACAGACTTTGGACGACATGAAGGCAACGAATTTAATTACAGCAATGAAACCAAAATCCTGACGGTCACCTACCATG CTCTGCCTGGTAGCCGTCTGATGACTGTCGTTCATTTTAACTGCAGTCCCTTGTACTCAGTTTCTTACCAGTCAGTCACCGAGGATCCAGATGTGCTTCAGATTTATGTTCAGAGCCCTTGTGCTTGTCCCAACAGCTGCCAACTGGAAGATGTAGGACCTGGGACCATCATATTAATAATACTCTTACTGGCTttggccctttattttctctttg GATCTTGCTCCCTAAGACCTACCCGCACAGCTGAGGGAATAGAGATGGTACCAGAGGAGCACGTATGGTGTCATTTTTGTTATGCCTTTTCTTAG
- the LOC115096562 gene encoding uncharacterized protein LOC115096562 isoform X2: MEGEGGSLALPCLLPLPLLLLLLSCPLPCSGEPSPPVGCLRLSHCRCLRTDGSGLVNLAAVADPEGFVFRAQPLPSGARGISASFSPCFPFSEPAGLPGSGCQDVAVCVAGRYPGSPYTDFGRHEGNEFNYSNETKILTVTYHVSYQSVTEDPDVLQIYVQSPCACPNSCQLEDVGPGTIILIILLLALALYFLFGSCSLRPTRTAEGIEMVPEEHVWCHFCYAFS, encoded by the exons atggagggggaggggggctccctggccctgccttgtctcctgcccctgcccctgctcctgctcctgctcagcTGCCCCTTGCCTTGCTCTGGGGAGCCTTCACCGCCGGTGGGCTGCCTGAGGTTAAGCCACTGCCGCTGCCTGCGGACAGACGGCTCGGGTCTGGTGAATTTGGCGGCAGTGGCAGACCCGGAGGGCTTTGTGTTTCGGGCGCAGCCCCTGCCATCGGGGGCAAGAGGCATCTCCGCCTCCTTCAGCCCCTGCTTTCCATTCAGCGAACCTGCAGGGCTCCCGGGCAGCGGCTGCCAGGACGTGGCCGTGTGTGTCGCAGGCAG GTACCCTGGATCACCCTACACAGACTTTGGACGACATGAAGGCAACGAATTTAATTACAGCAATGAAACCAAAATCCTGACGGTCACCTACCATG TTTCTTACCAGTCAGTCACCGAGGATCCAGATGTGCTTCAGATTTATGTTCAGAGCCCTTGTGCTTGTCCCAACAGCTGCCAACTGGAAGATGTAGGACCTGGGACCATCATATTAATAATACTCTTACTGGCTttggccctttattttctctttg GATCTTGCTCCCTAAGACCTACCCGCACAGCTGAGGGAATAGAGATGGTACCAGAGGAGCACGTATGGTGTCATTTTTGTTATGCCTTTTCTTAG